A stretch of Apostichopus japonicus isolate 1M-3 chromosome 9, ASM3797524v1, whole genome shotgun sequence DNA encodes these proteins:
- the LOC139973096 gene encoding uncharacterized protein isoform X2: protein MSGIQFSCIFHCLLLGICIYSSMAGSVAFFKCTKPHSYKDAVMPCEGNCNNQMEVIPSTDERIKTETALSGIKSTWMHSTDEMRSFMSTGETSTTTKGTMRTDMSDRSTTLVQSTNGVRILPSTDEMTTRSKSLLSTTVMPTTGARIKQETTMGEIKSTSMPSTEEIRLLTSTVETPSTTTDTSTTELSTTRMPTTESCPNNMIWMNCSCQTTCDDPDGLNGCFKSCDDEPGYTCVCPDGFLIRDGACIPLYECGCYHSSMGVISNGSSHLNLNCTRHCTCVNDVLHCEEYSCSHHATCQNQGQSSYCECKEGYWGNGTTCQVITNCQDVYYGLSTEEGIYSISPPSWPHEPFQVYCKDGWMLFQKRVGGSVSFYETWNNYRDGFGDLNSSFWLGNEKLHVISAQRDHQLRIDIWFNNTNDDSAYLHYNLFRVSSEATQYEITLGSYTGSFEYDYMDYHRDMKFSTYDQDNDLAIANCAHTSYHPGGWWFNGCHAIMLNGIYGAPWDTGICLFQRITRAKNCSVAAVVMKMKPL from the exons ATGAGTGGAATTCAGTTTTCGTGTATCTTTCATTGCCTCCTTCTTGGTATTTGCATTTATTCTTCGATGGCGGGAAGCGTTG CTTTTTTCAAGTGTACAAAGCCACACTCATATAAAGATGCCGTTATGCCTTGTGAAGGTAACTGTAACAATCAGATGGAGGTAATACCGAGTACCG ATGAGAGAATAAAAACGGAAACAGCACTGAGTGGAATCAAATCAACATGGATGCACTCTACTGATGAAATGCGATCATTTATGTCAACCGGTGAAacgtcaacaacaacaaaaggtaCGATGAGAACGGATATGAGTGACCGATCAACAACTCTGGTGCAGTCAACAAATGGAGTGCGAATATTACCGTCAACTGATGAAATGACAACACGATCCAAAAGTTTGTTGTCAACAACAGTGATGCCTACAACAG GTGCGAGAattaaacaagaaacaacaaTGGGTGAAATCAAGTCAACGTCGATGCCATCTACGGAGGAAATACGTTTATTAACGTCAACCGTTGAAACGCCATCGACAACTACAGATACAAGTACAACTGAGCTATCAACAACACGGATGCCTACAACAG AATCCTGTCCAAACAACATGATATGGATGAACTGTTCATGCCAAACTACGTGCGATGATCCCGACGGACTCAACGGATGTTTTAAAAGCTGTGACGATGAACCAGGTTACACGTGTGTCTGTCCAGATGGATTCCTAATCAGAGATGGTGCATGCATACCGTTGTATGAATGCGGATGCTACCACTCGTCCATGGGAGTCATTTCG AACGGATCATCGCATCTTAACTTAAACTGCACAAGACATTGCACATGTGTAAATGATGTTCTCCACTGTGAAGAATACTCTTGCAGTCATCATGCAACCTGTCagaaccaaggtcaaagttcatattGCGAGTGTAAAGAGGGCTACTGGGGAAATGGTACGACTTGTCAAGTAATCACAAACTGTCAGGATGTTTATTATGGTTTGTCCACCGAAGAAGGCATTTATTCGATAAGTCCACCTTCTTGGCCACATGAACCATTCCAAGTTTACTGCAAAGATGGTTGGATG CTGTTTCAGAAGCGGGTTGGTGGATCTGTTTCATTTTATGAGACTTGGAATAACTACAGAGATGGATTTGGTGATCTTAACTCTAGTTTCTGGCTCGGAAATGAGAAATTACACGTCATATCAGCTCAGAGAGATCATCAACTAAGAATTGATATTTGGTTCAACAATACCAATGATGACAGTGCATATCTTCATTACAACCTGTTCCGAGTTAGCTCCGAGGCAACACAATACGAGATAACGCTTGGAAGCTACACAGGGAGCTTCG AATATGACTACATGGATTACCATCGAGATATGAAATTTTCAACTTACGATCAGGACAATGACTTAGCCATCGCAAATTGTGCTCATACTTCTTATCATCCCGGCGGCTGGTGGTTCAATGGTTGTCATGCTATTATGTTGAATGGAATATACGGTGCTCCTTGGGATACAGgtatatgtttgtttcaaaggATTACACGTGCTAAAAATTGTTCTGTTGCAGCAGTGGTTATGAAAATGAAGCCGTTGTGA
- the LOC139973096 gene encoding uncharacterized protein isoform X1 has product MSGIQFSCIFHCLLLGICIYSSMAGSVAFFKCTKPHSYKDAVMPCEGNCNNQMEVIPSTDERIKTETALSGIKSTWMHSTDEMRSFMSTGETSTTTKGTMRTDMSDRSTTLVQSTNGVRILPSTDEMTTRSKSLLSTTVMPTTDETTLLRSTDKMTTINKNEFSTTSMVSTGARIKQETTMGEIKSTSMPSTEEIRLLTSTVETPSTTTDTSTTELSTTRMPTTESCPNNMIWMNCSCQTTCDDPDGLNGCFKSCDDEPGYTCVCPDGFLIRDGACIPLYECGCYHSSMGVISNGSSHLNLNCTRHCTCVNDVLHCEEYSCSHHATCQNQGQSSYCECKEGYWGNGTTCQVITNCQDVYYGLSTEEGIYSISPPSWPHEPFQVYCKDGWMLFQKRVGGSVSFYETWNNYRDGFGDLNSSFWLGNEKLHVISAQRDHQLRIDIWFNNTNDDSAYLHYNLFRVSSEATQYEITLGSYTGSFEYDYMDYHRDMKFSTYDQDNDLAIANCAHTSYHPGGWWFNGCHAIMLNGIYGAPWDTGICLFQRITRAKNCSVAAVVMKMKPL; this is encoded by the exons ATGAGTGGAATTCAGTTTTCGTGTATCTTTCATTGCCTCCTTCTTGGTATTTGCATTTATTCTTCGATGGCGGGAAGCGTTG CTTTTTTCAAGTGTACAAAGCCACACTCATATAAAGATGCCGTTATGCCTTGTGAAGGTAACTGTAACAATCAGATGGAGGTAATACCGAGTACCG ATGAGAGAATAAAAACGGAAACAGCACTGAGTGGAATCAAATCAACATGGATGCACTCTACTGATGAAATGCGATCATTTATGTCAACCGGTGAAacgtcaacaacaacaaaaggtaCGATGAGAACGGATATGAGTGACCGATCAACAACTCTGGTGCAGTCAACAAATGGAGTGCGAATATTACCGTCAACTGATGAAATGACAACACGATCCAAAAGTTTGTTGTCAACAACAGTGATGCCTACAACAG ATGAAACAACATTACTTCGGTCAACCGATAAAATGACAACCATCAACAAAAATGAATTTTCAACAACATCGATGGTCTCAACAG GTGCGAGAattaaacaagaaacaacaaTGGGTGAAATCAAGTCAACGTCGATGCCATCTACGGAGGAAATACGTTTATTAACGTCAACCGTTGAAACGCCATCGACAACTACAGATACAAGTACAACTGAGCTATCAACAACACGGATGCCTACAACAG AATCCTGTCCAAACAACATGATATGGATGAACTGTTCATGCCAAACTACGTGCGATGATCCCGACGGACTCAACGGATGTTTTAAAAGCTGTGACGATGAACCAGGTTACACGTGTGTCTGTCCAGATGGATTCCTAATCAGAGATGGTGCATGCATACCGTTGTATGAATGCGGATGCTACCACTCGTCCATGGGAGTCATTTCG AACGGATCATCGCATCTTAACTTAAACTGCACAAGACATTGCACATGTGTAAATGATGTTCTCCACTGTGAAGAATACTCTTGCAGTCATCATGCAACCTGTCagaaccaaggtcaaagttcatattGCGAGTGTAAAGAGGGCTACTGGGGAAATGGTACGACTTGTCAAGTAATCACAAACTGTCAGGATGTTTATTATGGTTTGTCCACCGAAGAAGGCATTTATTCGATAAGTCCACCTTCTTGGCCACATGAACCATTCCAAGTTTACTGCAAAGATGGTTGGATG CTGTTTCAGAAGCGGGTTGGTGGATCTGTTTCATTTTATGAGACTTGGAATAACTACAGAGATGGATTTGGTGATCTTAACTCTAGTTTCTGGCTCGGAAATGAGAAATTACACGTCATATCAGCTCAGAGAGATCATCAACTAAGAATTGATATTTGGTTCAACAATACCAATGATGACAGTGCATATCTTCATTACAACCTGTTCCGAGTTAGCTCCGAGGCAACACAATACGAGATAACGCTTGGAAGCTACACAGGGAGCTTCG AATATGACTACATGGATTACCATCGAGATATGAAATTTTCAACTTACGATCAGGACAATGACTTAGCCATCGCAAATTGTGCTCATACTTCTTATCATCCCGGCGGCTGGTGGTTCAATGGTTGTCATGCTATTATGTTGAATGGAATATACGGTGCTCCTTGGGATACAGgtatatgtttgtttcaaaggATTACACGTGCTAAAAATTGTTCTGTTGCAGCAGTGGTTATGAAAATGAAGCCGTTGTGA